A region of Anopheles merus strain MAF chromosome 2R, AmerM5.1, whole genome shotgun sequence DNA encodes the following proteins:
- the LOC121588920 gene encoding pheromone-binding protein-related protein 6-like, producing MLVQDSPLLLLLLLLLVAQCLDGADCSTITTQRPAPRRDRQYPPPETLAFLRPLGKLCLEETGVSPEAIKRFSDADPFDDNRALKCYMDCMFRVTNVTDDRGELHMGKLLEHVPVEFEDIALRMGVRCTRPKGKDVCERAFWFHKCWKTSDPVHYYLV from the exons ATGTTGGTTCAAGATTccccactgttgctgctgctgctgctgctgttagtgGCGCAGTGCTTGGATGGAGCGGATTgtagcaccatcaccacccaaCGGCCAGCGCCGCGTCGGGACAGGCAATATCCTCCGCCAGAGACTCTTGCCTTTCTGCGACCACTGGGCAAGCTGTGCCTGGAGGAGACGGGTGTTAGCCCGGAGGCGATCAAGCGATTCAGCGACGCCGATCCGTTCGACGATAATCGTGCGCTCAAGTGCTACATGGACTGTATGTTCCGAGTGACGAACGTGACCGATGATCGCGGTGAGCTGCACATGGGCAAGCTGCTCGAACATGTGCCGGTAGAGTTTGAAGACATTGCACTGCGAATGGGCGTGAGGTGTACTCGGCCCAAGGGCAAGGATGTGTGCGAACGGGCGTTCTGGTTTCACAAGTGCTGGAAAACATCGGACCCTGTG CACTACTATCTGGTGTGA